From Desulfonatronovibrio hydrogenovorans DSM 9292:
GGCCGATACCGACTTTGTTTCCGCTCATATTGAAATCCTTGTAGTCTCTGAACAGGAGCTCCCTGGTGGGAGTTCCGTCAACTGCGGACTTCACTTTGAACATTTCCATGCCCAGGTCCATCATGTCGGAGACACCGGCTATTTTGGCCAGGGCTTCACAGGCCTTCTTGTCAGCGTCAGTGCAGGTGGCGGACTTGAATATAACTGTATCGCTCAGGATGGCGCAAAGCATGATCCCAGCAATATTTTTGGGAATTTCAACGCCGTAGAAGTCATACATGGATTTAATGACTGTGCAGGTGCAACCCACCGGCCATATCCAGCATTCAAGGGGGTTGGGTGTTGTTACGTCGCCAAGCTTGTGGTGGTCGACAATGCCGACGATTTCAGCTTTGGACAGGTCATCCAGGCTCTGGGCAAGATCAGAATGGTCCACCAGGATTACTTTTTTGCCTTCTCCGGAAGTGATAACTTCAGGAGCATTAAGGCCGAATTTGTCCAGAACGAACTTGCTTTCAGGATTCAGCTCTCCCTGGGCAGCAGCAGTTGCGGATACGCCCAGCTTGCTCTTGAGATCGGCTACGGCAATGGCTGCGCATACTGAATCACTGTCTGGGTTTTTGTGACCAAAAACGATTACGGACATAAAGTACCTCCTACAGATTGGTTGTTTCAGCTTGTCGTTTTCAAAAAAACACTTTGTGCAATTTAGCACAAAGTGTTTTCACTGCCAAGCTTAAATTTGGCTAAATAAGGCTTGCCCTTGACTTGAGTAAGTGCCAGAAACAGGCTTTTCATAGGACAATCTTATATAAGATTATTTTTTTGTCCAGTCCTGCAGGGTAATTTGTAAATGAGACGTAACACCGGAAATTTAAAGGCCTATCTGGCTCTGATCACAGCCATGTTTTTGTGGGGCAGTTCATATATTGCCCTGAAAATAGCTTTTATGGCCTTTGACCCCATGACTGCGATCTTCGGGAGGATGCTTTCAGCCGCACTGGTCCTGGCCCTGATTTTCCCAAGATTCCGGAGGGTCAGGAGGCAATCCGGAGACTTGAAGCTCCTTTTGCTCATGGGCTTTTTTGAGCCCTGTCTGTACTACATCTTCGAAGGATATGCCCTGGTTTATACCAGCGCTTCCCAGGCCGGGATGGTCAGTGCCATGCTTCCGCTTATTGTGACCGTAAGTGCCTTTTACCTGCTTAAGGAGCGGGTATGTACCAGGACCGTGGCGGGATTCATGCTGGCCGTGGCTGGCGGGATATGGATAAGCCTGTTCAGTGAAGTCACCCATGGTGCACCAAGGCCTGTTCTGGGCAATTTCCTGGAATTTCTGGCTATTTGCTGTGCAGCCGGTTATACCATCTGTGCCAAATATCTCAGTGCAAGATATAATCCTCTTTACCTGACCGCAGTTCAGTCATTTCTGGGAACTCTCTTCTTTTTTCCCTTGATGCTCATTTCCCCGGCCGGCATTCCGTCCGAATTTCCGGCTGCTCCCTCCTTAGCCGTCCTCTATCTGGGAGTGGTGGTCACATTGGTGGCCTATACCTGCTATAATTACGGGGTCAGCAAGATTTCAGCGGGTCAGGCATCTTCTTTTATCAACTTTGTGCCGGTTTTCACCATATTACTGGGCTGGACCATTCTGGGTGAGAGGTTCAGTTCGATCCAGGTTGTGGGCGTGGTCATGGTTTTTGCCGGGGTGATACTCAGTCAGATTACAAGGGCCGGGACCAGAAAAGGTGATTTTGAGCGGATTGCCGGGATAAACAAGGCCTAACTGCTCCGGTCTGAGGGTTCAGGCGATGACAACTGGCAGATCTTTCCAGGAAGTGGTGTAGGACGGTGTCACTGCCTGTCCCGGGGCCTTCCATTCTTTTTTTCTGCCTGCAGCGGCCGGATAAATGGTGTTGCTGCCCCAGCGGGCATTAATCCGGTCCATTGTCTCCATGACCTTGTCCTGCTTGCGGATCTCATCTCTGTCCGGCATGAAAAAGGAGAGCTGTCTCTGCCCCTGGGGTTCTATTCCGGACAGCATTACTCCGGCTTTTTTATAGGGGTAGCCTTTTTGATAAATTTTTCTGAGAACAGTCAGGGCCTGCCTGATCAGGGTGGGGGTGTGGGCAGTGGAGTACATCAGGCTGGCGGAACTGTGTCCAGAGTACTGGGGCAGGCTGGCCTGATGTTTGCTGGTGCGGATAAAGACCGTAAGTGTGGAACAGGCTGTTCTCTGGGAGCGGAGTTTTTCCGCTGCCCTGGCAACGAAGCAGGCCACAGCCTCTGACAGAGGTTCCAGGTCCGATACAGGTCGGCCAAATGACCTTGAACTGATGATTGTCTTGTTGGGCCTGGGTGCAACATGCAGGTCAAGGCAGGGAATCCCCTGGATTTCCATAAGGATCTCCAGGCCGGTCACGCTCATTCGGTCCTTGACCCAGTCTCTGGAGAGCTTTGCGAACTGCCGGGCATTGCTGATGCCGTAGCTTCTGAGGAACAGGGCGCTTTTCCTGCCTATTCCCCAGACATCCTGAATAGGGGTCTGCTCAAGGTAGTGATTAAGGCCGGGGCCATGGCTCAAATCCATGACTCCGCCATGTTCAGGGTGTTTTTTGGCGAACCGGTTGGCTATCTTGGCCAGGGTCTTTGTGGGTCCAATGCCTATGGAAACAGGAAGTCCGAGCCATTTGAGCATTTTTTGGCGGATTTCCCTGGAATACTGTTCAGGCCCCTGGTTGATCCCTTTCAGATCAAGAAAAGCCTCATCAATGGAATAGACCTCCATGGACGGTGCCAGGCCGGAGAGAAGATTCATGGCCCGGCAGGACATGTCTCCATACAGGGGGTAGTTGGATGAAAGGACCTTGACTCCATGTTTTTCAAAAAAATCCCTGTACTTGAAAGCCGGGACACCCATCCCCACCCCCAGGGCCTTGGCCTGATCCGATCTGGCGATTACACAGCCGTCATTGTTTGACAGGACCACCACGGGTATGTCCTCCAGACCGGGATTGAAAACCCTTTCACAGGAGACATAAAAATTGTTGCAGTCCACCAGGGCGAATATTTTGGTCATGACAAGCTGAGGTTCTTTTTTTTGCCAGGGAATGTCAAGATGGACCAGCTGGAGAGAACCGGCTGAAACTAACCCTGCAGGACCGGACTTGATCTTTTAGATTCAAAATTCCATGATCTGGATGGGCAGGTCTGGAAATATATAAATAGGGAGGTTTGCAATGGATGATACTGTTAAGGCCAGGAATGGAATTTTGACCAGGTTCTGGCTGGGCCGGACAGAATTATGGAAAGCCTTCTGGGTGCTGGGGTTATTGGTGCTGCTGTTGAAAATTCCGGGCATTTATGCCCTTGATCTTGATCCACCCCTGGCCTGGTGGTATGGATATGTAGTGATTATTGCAGGAGCCCAGGTATTCTGGATCGTTTCGGTCTGGAGATGCGCAGCCAATGCCTCCATGAAACTGTGGACCTTCCTGGCCAGAGGGGTGGCGTCCCTGGTGGGGATCAATCTGGGATTGAGCCTTATTCTGCTGTTTACATGATCTGGAGAACCGGATGTATCTTGCCCAGAAAGTTATAAGCGGTGAAAGACACTATTTTATCCGTGAATCAGTCCATCGGGACGGGGTGTATGTTTCCAGGGAGCTGATGAGCCTTGGGACGGACCCGTCAGGTTATCTTGTTTATCCCGGAGGAAGAAGTTTTTATATCCATGAGCAGGTGGAGGAGTGCCTGGCCCGGTCCGGAGCTGATCCGGACTATGATGAACTGGAGGAACTTTTCTGGCCGTTTGTCAGGCCGGATATCAGACACTCCATCCAGGGTTTCAGAAGCAGGGGCAGAAAACGGTTTTCCGAGTTGACCAGGCAGGAGGAGGACTTTATTGCCAACCACCTGCACCCGGTGGACAGAAGACGTTACAACTATCTTCGTACAGGCGAGCTGGACCAGTCAAAGCAGGCCGCCATTTCTTACAAGTTTTACAGGAGTCTTGCCTTTAAATCCAGGGATGAGCTTGAGCACAGGTTCATGGACATGGAAAAAGAATTGGAACCAGATGAATTCAGCCTTTATGTTTATTCTTTCTTATATCTGCGCAGACATTTCTCCGAGATCATTGCCGGGAAAATGCCTCAGGGCCTGGACCCAGAAAAGCTGGACCGGCTGTTCCTGGAGGAATTATGCGGACTGAACAGGGATGACCTGTTCTGGAAGGGAGCTGGAAAACCTGAAGATCTCCATCCATATCTGCTTCGTTATGTGATCATGTTCTTTGATCATCCCCTGGGCTCGGAAAGCTTCATGCAGGACCATCTGCGGGATTTTTTTGCCAGGACCAGGAGAAGGTTTGGAGATTTTCCAGTTAAAAAGCCAGATCTCAGCCCGGATGAGGCAGGCAGGATCATGGGTATTTCATCAGCCATTCTCAGTTCCATGAGCCAGAGGGAGCTGACCAGGATATACAGGGGGCTGGCCATGAAAATGCATCCGGACAGGGGCGGTGATCATGACCAGTTCATCAGGCTGACTCAGGCCTACAAAATGCTTTTGAGTAAAAAGACCACAGGAGGCATTTAGCCTTTTTCGCCATTGCCAGGTCCAAAGGAGCAGGATTCTTTAATTTTCTTGATTTGCGGATCCTGACCGGTCAGCTGGTCCGGCTCCAAATAATTCCAAACCTGTACTGCCCGGCAAGTGCTAAGTGCCTGTTTTTCTCAGGTAACCACAATTTTACAGATCCCGGTGGAGCAGGCCCGGATGGAGCCGAAGCAGTTCTCCACCTGATCAAAACCCAGCCTTTTCAGGATCGAGGCAGCAATGACAGCCCGCTGTCCACTGCCGCAAAAGCAGGTCAAAGGCCGCTCAGCTCCAATCTCCCTGAATCTTTTTTCAAGATCGCCCAGGAACATGTGCTGGGCTCCGGGCAGGTGCCCCTGGTCAAACTCCTTTTGGGTCCTGACATCCAGGAGAGTGAATTTTTCATTGCTGCTGATCCTTTTCTGAACCTCCTTGGCATGCACGGCCCGGATGCTTTGGAAGGGTTTTCCCAGGACTTCCCATGCATGGAGACCCTGATCCAGATAGCCCGTTATCCGGTCGAACCCGATCCTGGCCAGATAACGCAAGGCTGGATCCAGACGGTTTCTGGAGGAGACAATTAGGCCGATATCCTTTTTATAGGAGAGAAACCACCCGGCGTACAAGGGAATCATGTCCAGAGGGATGGAAAGGCTTCCTGGGATGTGAACCCCGGCAAAGGCCTGGGCGCTTCTTGTGTCCAGAATCAGCATCCCCTGACTGGCTCTGTCCTCAAACTCGTCCGCATCCATGGGTTGAGGGAGATTAATGCAGCCAAGGGCAGGTGGACCGTTCAGGTTGAACTCTTCCATTTTAGAGAAGTAAGGGGGAAGGGTGTGTTTTTCCCTGGTCTTGATCCTGATGAATTCATCCCGGTCCATTCCCTTGAGCATTGGATTGGTGCGCTTTTCAAAACCCAGGGTTGAAAATTCGCGCTGGGCCATGCCTGAGCCGCAGACTGACCCTGCTCCGTGGGCCGGGTAAAGAATGACCTGATCTCCCAGGGGTAGAATTTTTTGGAAGATACTGTTGTAAAGCAGACCGGCCATCTTTTCTTCCTGCCCTGGAAAGAAGTCTGTCCTCCCTACATCGCCGATGAAGAGAGCGTCACCTGTGAATACCCCTACCGGGTCATTGCCAAAGCCGGCATCAGACAGGACCATGGAAATGCTTTCAGGGGTGTGTCCGGGTGTTTCCAGGGTCTTCAGACGGATGTCCCCAAGTTCAAATTCATCTCCTTCACGGGTTGTCCGGCCATAGGTAAAGGGTAGTCCTGCTCCGTGATAGATTTCTGCCCTGGTCAGCATGGACAGTTCCTTTGATCCCACCACATAGTCCTCGTTGCGATGAGTTTCAAAGATATGGGTTATTCTGCAGCCGTGTTCACCGGCGATTTTCAGGTAAACCCGGCAGTCCCGCCTGGGATCAATGACTGCTGCCCGGCCCTTGTGGCCGATGATGTACGAGAGATGGGAAAGTCCCTGGGACTTTATCTTTTTTAAAAACATGGTTGCCTCGAGTTCCAGATTTTTATCTGGTTTTTTTGACCGGACCGGGCTTTTCACTGGTCTTTTTGGCAGTTTTCGGGGAATGGGCCGGTTTAGGGACCAGCTTGATCTGGGGCACCAGGATTTTGCTGACAAAGAGAACCTCATCAACATCCTGAAGTTCTTCCCATCCCGGATTCTGCTGGTCAAAGCTGTCCGGAGCAGGGGTCAGGGTGCCGTCCTTTTTTTTGAATAGATACATCTTAACTCTCCTTGTTTTAAATCCAGTCATGATTTTGATTACAAAACCCTGTTCAATATATCGATCAATCTCCTCGTCCGAGAACAGGTCGCATGGAAACTTTGGGCAGGCCCTGATACACCGGGCAGGGGTTGTGTAATAGCTGCCCGATATTTTGTGCTGGGCCGGGCAATAGATATTTCGGTACATTCAGTTATTCACCCACCAGAACCTCGATTTCTGCTTCCTGAATGGTGACCCCATTGTGCCGGATAAGCGGCCTGATAACCCTGGACACGACCTGTTCCCCAGGCATGAGTTCATGGGTCAGGAAAAATTCTGCCTTGGCCTCCATGTCTTCCTGGTAGGGTTTATTTTCCAGATCAATAAGCTCATAGCCTTTTTCCTTAAAGAGCTTCCAGAGTCTTTGAATGGCTGTCTTTAATTCTTCGACAGCCGGACCATCTTTGGTCAGCTCTTTTTTTCTGCGGGATATTCTGTATATTTCCTCTCCCA
This genomic window contains:
- a CDS encoding manganese-dependent inorganic pyrophosphatase: MSVIVFGHKNPDSDSVCAAIAVADLKSKLGVSATAAAQGELNPESKFVLDKFGLNAPEVITSGEGKKVILVDHSDLAQSLDDLSKAEIVGIVDHHKLGDVTTPNPLECWIWPVGCTCTVIKSMYDFYGVEIPKNIAGIMLCAILSDTVIFKSATCTDADKKACEALAKIAGVSDMMDLGMEMFKVKSAVDGTPTRELLFRDYKDFNMSGNKVGIGQLEVVDLSILEPVKDALYEEMKKVKDEGGRHSVFLLLTDIMKEGSEMLVISDDPAVVEKAFGKGVDGTSVWLDGVMSRKKQVVPNFEKAFAG
- a CDS encoding DMT family transporter; amino-acid sequence: MRRNTGNLKAYLALITAMFLWGSSYIALKIAFMAFDPMTAIFGRMLSAALVLALIFPRFRRVRRQSGDLKLLLLMGFFEPCLYYIFEGYALVYTSASQAGMVSAMLPLIVTVSAFYLLKERVCTRTVAGFMLAVAGGIWISLFSEVTHGAPRPVLGNFLEFLAICCAAGYTICAKYLSARYNPLYLTAVQSFLGTLFFFPLMLISPAGIPSEFPAAPSLAVLYLGVVVTLVAYTCYNYGVSKISAGQASSFINFVPVFTILLGWTILGERFSSIQVVGVVMVFAGVILSQITRAGTRKGDFERIAGINKA
- a CDS encoding Y-family DNA polymerase, which codes for MTKIFALVDCNNFYVSCERVFNPGLEDIPVVVLSNNDGCVIARSDQAKALGVGMGVPAFKYRDFFEKHGVKVLSSNYPLYGDMSCRAMNLLSGLAPSMEVYSIDEAFLDLKGINQGPEQYSREIRQKMLKWLGLPVSIGIGPTKTLAKIANRFAKKHPEHGGVMDLSHGPGLNHYLEQTPIQDVWGIGRKSALFLRSYGISNARQFAKLSRDWVKDRMSVTGLEILMEIQGIPCLDLHVAPRPNKTIISSRSFGRPVSDLEPLSEAVACFVARAAEKLRSQRTACSTLTVFIRTSKHQASLPQYSGHSSASLMYSTAHTPTLIRQALTVLRKIYQKGYPYKKAGVMLSGIEPQGQRQLSFFMPDRDEIRKQDKVMETMDRINARWGSNTIYPAAAGRKKEWKAPGQAVTPSYTTSWKDLPVVIA
- a CDS encoding J domain-containing protein — translated: MYLAQKVISGERHYFIRESVHRDGVYVSRELMSLGTDPSGYLVYPGGRSFYIHEQVEECLARSGADPDYDELEELFWPFVRPDIRHSIQGFRSRGRKRFSELTRQEEDFIANHLHPVDRRRYNYLRTGELDQSKQAAISYKFYRSLAFKSRDELEHRFMDMEKELEPDEFSLYVYSFLYLRRHFSEIIAGKMPQGLDPEKLDRLFLEELCGLNRDDLFWKGAGKPEDLHPYLLRYVIMFFDHPLGSESFMQDHLRDFFARTRRRFGDFPVKKPDLSPDEAGRIMGISSAILSSMSQRELTRIYRGLAMKMHPDRGGDHDQFIRLTQAYKMLLSKKTTGGI
- a CDS encoding MBL fold metallo-hydrolase; translated protein: MFLKKIKSQGLSHLSYIIGHKGRAAVIDPRRDCRVYLKIAGEHGCRITHIFETHRNEDYVVGSKELSMLTRAEIYHGAGLPFTYGRTTREGDEFELGDIRLKTLETPGHTPESISMVLSDAGFGNDPVGVFTGDALFIGDVGRTDFFPGQEEKMAGLLYNSIFQKILPLGDQVILYPAHGAGSVCGSGMAQREFSTLGFEKRTNPMLKGMDRDEFIRIKTREKHTLPPYFSKMEEFNLNGPPALGCINLPQPMDADEFEDRASQGMLILDTRSAQAFAGVHIPGSLSIPLDMIPLYAGWFLSYKKDIGLIVSSRNRLDPALRYLARIGFDRITGYLDQGLHAWEVLGKPFQSIRAVHAKEVQKRISSNEKFTLLDVRTQKEFDQGHLPGAQHMFLGDLEKRFREIGAERPLTCFCGSGQRAVIAASILKRLGFDQVENCFGSIRACSTGICKIVVT